A genomic window from Anaerolineae bacterium includes:
- a CDS encoding FAD-dependent oxidoreductase, which produces MSKKIQLTINGRETTVNPEFTIFQAAEESGIHIPTLCYQEHLKPLGRCRLCIVEIKGKDRLVTSCIAKVKEGMVVDTDSERVRQARRNKIELILSKHYGDCVAPCHLTCPANVDIQGYLALLANGQYLEALRIVKERCPMPLVIGRICPRPCEAECRRQRVDEPVCINFAKRFLGDYERNNYKKLIICLPEPSGYRVAVVGGGPAGLSAAYYLRQKGHEVTILEAMPELGGQLRYGIPSYRLPRHILDLEIESMLQLGIEAKTNILLGKDFTCESLLADGYSAVFLGIGCWGTRNLRIPGEELSGVIEGTTFLTDVSLGKDVEIGNKVIVIGGGNTAIDAARSALRLGAKKVDIYYRRSRVEMPALAAEVDAAEEEGIGINILVAPSRLIGENGKLRQMEYIGMELREKDSSGRRCPVPISGSEQVVDVDTVIAAIGQIPDLSGLQHDELGQEIETTRWGTIVAHSGTLQTNAAGIFTGGDIFTGPKTVISAFGAGRRAANSIDLFLRKKPVKSLEMPFNISKGPLDKVGMQNFAGIDKNPKAKMPELPAGARRNNFEEVDMGFSEETAVQEAKRCLSCGCIDAFECKLRKYATEYGVDISNIETWQEKKFEINETHPYIIVDPNKCINCRRCVRNCSEYQCSDAITLEPLEFDQKDNVSFYGPVINDNCVSCGLCVGNCPTGALVEKTKKRPGPFHLETMPTTCSLCGCGCAITLNYIGKDLIKITSNLHKKPNYGHLCIDGKFRYKDADGRKRLDKPLIKQKGQFIPVEWDEAISYVAQRLKTLQKAYVPESFAGIATSACTNEEAYLFQKFLRAVIKTPNIDFFDSLSEIDILPECISLFSATAEYRTIETAKQILITSDNPSVRYPIIDALVRRAQRKNKAAVVFVDDTLPDISDELPTVFLYSKEIFKWDANQLEQIFSMSRQGFLHLFPLLFKTNGYGLLNMGVSPNLFPGQKWISDIEERKKFENAWKTNLPEQPGLSTGKILEKTLTEDIRVIYLMGDIPEAVEYDDTVKNALSQAEFLVAQSPYHSRLLSAAEVILPPPPLNESEGTITNIEGRVSSLSVPNTMRSKNKQGKDIIAQISMQMGHPMSLNSIDETTNTPHGNLRSQAWSG; this is translated from the coding sequence TTGTCAAAAAAAATTCAGCTCACGATCAACGGAAGAGAAACCACAGTAAACCCTGAATTTACGATCTTTCAAGCAGCGGAAGAATCAGGGATTCATATACCAACCCTTTGCTATCAAGAACACCTCAAGCCTTTAGGACGATGTCGTTTATGTATAGTAGAAATTAAAGGTAAGGATCGTCTGGTAACATCTTGTATCGCAAAGGTCAAAGAAGGAATGGTTGTAGATACCGATTCAGAGAGGGTCCGCCAGGCACGCCGCAATAAAATAGAATTAATACTGTCCAAACACTATGGAGACTGCGTAGCCCCATGCCACCTCACCTGCCCGGCAAACGTGGATATTCAGGGATATCTTGCACTACTTGCCAATGGCCAATATTTGGAAGCATTAAGAATAGTTAAGGAGCGCTGCCCAATGCCTTTGGTAATCGGAAGGATATGCCCACGCCCCTGTGAAGCTGAATGCCGTCGCCAAAGAGTTGACGAGCCTGTTTGTATTAATTTTGCAAAGCGTTTTCTTGGCGATTACGAGAGAAATAATTATAAAAAATTAATTATATGTCTCCCCGAACCTTCTGGTTACAGGGTTGCAGTGGTTGGAGGAGGACCGGCCGGACTTTCCGCTGCATATTATCTCAGGCAAAAAGGACATGAGGTAACCATATTGGAGGCTATGCCGGAATTAGGTGGACAATTGAGGTATGGAATTCCCAGTTACCGTCTTCCCAGGCATATACTCGATCTTGAAATAGAATCTATGCTTCAGCTTGGAATTGAAGCAAAAACAAATATTTTACTTGGGAAAGACTTTACCTGTGAAAGCCTTCTGGCAGATGGGTATAGCGCAGTTTTTTTAGGTATAGGGTGCTGGGGTACACGCAACTTGCGTATCCCCGGAGAAGAATTAAGTGGCGTTATAGAAGGCACAACTTTTTTAACAGATGTCTCACTTGGGAAAGATGTAGAGATTGGAAATAAGGTAATAGTTATCGGCGGCGGGAATACAGCTATAGATGCTGCTCGCAGCGCCCTTAGACTTGGCGCCAAAAAGGTCGACATATACTATCGACGGTCCCGCGTTGAAATGCCGGCTCTTGCCGCAGAAGTTGATGCAGCGGAAGAAGAAGGAATTGGAATCAATATCCTTGTTGCTCCATCCAGATTAATAGGAGAAAATGGTAAGTTGCGGCAGATGGAATATATCGGTATGGAACTGAGAGAAAAGGATTCCAGTGGAAGAAGGTGTCCTGTGCCGATATCAGGCTCTGAGCAAGTTGTTGACGTGGACACAGTAATAGCGGCAATTGGCCAGATTCCGGATCTTTCCGGGTTACAGCATGACGAGCTTGGTCAAGAAATTGAAACAACACGCTGGGGTACAATTGTAGCTCATTCAGGCACGTTACAAACTAACGCGGCAGGGATCTTTACCGGAGGCGACATTTTTACTGGTCCCAAAACAGTGATTTCTGCTTTTGGAGCAGGCAGACGCGCTGCAAACTCCATTGATCTTTTTCTTCGCAAAAAACCTGTAAAATCCCTTGAAATGCCATTTAACATAAGCAAAGGGCCTCTTGATAAAGTTGGCATGCAAAATTTTGCAGGAATTGATAAAAACCCGAAGGCAAAAATGCCGGAACTTCCTGCAGGTGCCCGGCGCAATAATTTTGAAGAAGTAGATATGGGGTTTTCAGAAGAAACTGCTGTTCAAGAAGCAAAAAGGTGTCTTTCCTGCGGGTGTATTGATGCATTTGAATGCAAATTAAGAAAATATGCAACAGAATACGGAGTAGATATATCAAACATTGAAACCTGGCAGGAGAAAAAGTTTGAAATAAACGAAACCCACCCTTACATCATAGTTGATCCAAACAAGTGCATTAACTGCAGGCGATGTGTACGCAATTGCTCGGAATACCAGTGTTCTGATGCGATCACATTAGAACCGCTGGAATTTGATCAAAAAGACAATGTGTCCTTTTACGGACCTGTAATTAACGATAATTGTGTTTCATGTGGCTTATGTGTTGGCAACTGTCCCACAGGCGCCCTTGTTGAAAAAACGAAAAAACGACCAGGCCCCTTCCACCTTGAGACCATGCCAACCACATGCTCGTTGTGCGGTTGCGGCTGCGCAATAACATTAAACTACATAGGGAAAGACCTTATCAAGATAACATCGAATCTGCATAAGAAACCGAATTACGGCCATTTGTGTATCGATGGAAAGTTCAGATATAAAGATGCAGATGGAAGAAAAAGGCTGGACAAGCCGTTGATCAAGCAAAAGGGGCAATTTATCCCTGTAGAATGGGATGAGGCGATTTCCTATGTTGCTCAGCGGCTAAAAACTCTTCAAAAGGCATATGTCCCTGAATCTTTTGCAGGGATTGCCACATCAGCATGCACAAATGAAGAAGCATATCTATTTCAGAAATTTTTAAGAGCTGTAATTAAAACTCCGAATATCGACTTTTTCGATAGCCTGTCTGAAATAGATATTCTCCCTGAATGTATTTCGCTGTTTTCGGCTACGGCTGAATATAGAACTATTGAAACCGCAAAACAGATTCTTATCACCTCTGACAATCCATCTGTTCGATATCCAATAATCGATGCGCTTGTCAGACGCGCTCAAAGAAAGAACAAAGCGGCAGTTGTCTTTGTGGATGACACATTACCTGATATTTCAGACGAACTGCCTACAGTTTTTCTTTATTCAAAGGAAATTTTTAAGTGGGATGCAAATCAGCTCGAACAAATTTTTTCAATGTCCAGGCAGGGATTTTTGCATCTTTTTCCACTTCTTTTTAAAACCAATGGTTATGGATTGCTTAATATGGGCGTTTCCCCAAACCTCTTCCCCGGACAAAAGTGGATAAGTGATATTGAAGAACGCAAAAAATTTGAAAATGCCTGGAAAACAAATCTGCCTGAACAGCCAGGATTATCAACAGGAAAAATACTGGAAAAAACTCTCACAGAGGATATTCGTGTAATTTATTTGATGGGGGACATTCCTGAAGCTGTTGAATATGATGACACAGTAAAAAACGCTCTTTCTCAGGCTGAATTCTTAGTGGCTCAATCACCTTATCATTCACGATTATTGTCAGCCGCAGAAGTAATCCTTCCCCCCCCTCCACTTAATGAATCAGAGGGAACCATTACCAATATCGAGGGAAGGGTAAGTTCCTTATCTGTTCCAAACACTATGCGGAGCAAAAATAAACAAGGAAAAGACATAATAGCGCAGATTTCAATGCAAATGGGCCATCCAATGTCCCTAAACAGTATTGATGAAACAACCAATACCCCACATGGAAACCTCCGGAGCCAGGCTTGGAGCGGATGA
- a CDS encoding ATP-binding cassette domain-containing protein: MICTTNVTLAYGKRVLFKDVNIKFAPGNCYGLIGANGAGKSTFLKILAGDIEPDFGTVSVGARERIAVLRQDHFAFDEETVLNTVIMGHEKLYKIMRDREALYDKPDFSEEDGIRAGELEVEFAEMSGYEAESEVGVLLNNLGITEEMHQKKMKELEGGGKVRVLLAQALFGNPDVLLLDEPTNNLDLKSIAWLEEFLYRFQNTVILVSHDRHFMNQVCTHIADIDFGKISVYMGNYDFWYQASQLNLKQKQAGNKKITDRANELKAFIQRFSANASKSKQATSRKKLLEKLTVEDMPVSSRKYPFICFKPERPCGNVILEVDGLTKTIDGEKVLDNVSFTVNGGDKIALMGGNSLAKTTLFQILAGKIEPDSGTFHWGTTITHSYFPKEYSAYFKGERNLIEWLLQFAPPTEGESFARTFLGRMLFSGEEALKKISVLSGGEKVRCMLSKMMLSESNVLMMDEPTNHLDLESITSLNNSLLNFQDVILFTSHDHEFVNTVANRIIEIIPGGVIDLLMTFDEYIERTEVLKTREGMLRKAA, encoded by the coding sequence ATGATTTGCACCACCAATGTTACCCTCGCCTATGGCAAGAGGGTTCTGTTCAAAGACGTTAATATAAAGTTTGCACCAGGCAACTGCTACGGACTCATCGGCGCCAACGGAGCAGGAAAATCCACATTTTTGAAAATTCTTGCCGGGGATATCGAACCGGACTTTGGAACCGTCTCCGTGGGAGCCAGGGAGAGAATCGCGGTTTTAAGACAGGACCACTTTGCCTTTGACGAAGAGACGGTTTTAAACACTGTAATAATGGGCCATGAAAAGCTGTACAAAATTATGAGAGACAGGGAGGCTCTTTATGATAAACCGGATTTTTCCGAAGAGGACGGAATCAGAGCAGGTGAGCTTGAGGTTGAATTCGCAGAGATGAGCGGCTATGAGGCAGAGTCTGAAGTGGGGGTTCTCTTAAACAATCTGGGAATTACCGAAGAGATGCATCAGAAAAAGATGAAGGAACTCGAGGGCGGGGGAAAGGTGCGAGTGCTCCTTGCCCAGGCCCTGTTTGGAAACCCGGACGTCCTGCTTCTGGACGAGCCCACCAACAACCTGGACCTCAAGTCCATTGCCTGGCTTGAGGAGTTTCTCTACAGGTTCCAGAACACGGTAATCCTGGTATCACATGACCGTCATTTCATGAACCAGGTCTGCACCCACATCGCAGACATTGATTTTGGTAAGATCTCGGTGTACATGGGGAACTACGATTTCTGGTACCAGGCCAGCCAACTGAATCTGAAACAGAAACAGGCGGGAAACAAGAAAATCACCGACCGGGCCAATGAACTGAAGGCTTTTATCCAGCGGTTCAGTGCCAACGCCTCCAAGTCTAAGCAGGCCACCTCCCGAAAGAAACTTTTAGAAAAACTCACCGTTGAGGACATGCCGGTGTCGTCAAGAAAATACCCGTTTATTTGCTTCAAGCCGGAACGACCCTGTGGTAACGTGATCCTGGAAGTTGACGGACTCACCAAGACCATTGATGGTGAAAAGGTACTGGACAACGTGAGTTTTACCGTGAACGGAGGGGATAAGATCGCCTTGATGGGCGGGAACAGCCTGGCCAAGACTACCCTTTTCCAAATTCTGGCAGGGAAGATAGAACCGGACAGCGGAACTTTCCATTGGGGAACCACCATCACCCACTCCTATTTTCCCAAAGAATACAGCGCCTATTTCAAAGGTGAACGGAACCTTATCGAATGGCTCCTGCAGTTCGCTCCCCCAACAGAGGGGGAGAGCTTTGCCAGGACCTTCCTGGGACGCATGCTCTTTTCCGGGGAAGAGGCCCTTAAAAAGATCAGCGTACTCTCCGGTGGGGAAAAAGTTCGCTGTATGCTCTCAAAGATGATGCTTTCCGAATCCAATGTCCTGATGATGGATGAACCCACCAACCACCTCGACCTGGAATCGATCACGTCATTAAATAACAGCCTGCTCAACTTCCAGGATGTGATTCTTTTTACCTCCCATGACCACGAGTTCGTGAATACCGTGGCAAATCGGATTATCGAAATCATCCCTGGTGGCGTCATTGATCTACTCATGACTTTCGACGAGTATATTGAAAGAACGGAGGTTTTGAAAACCCGTGAAGGCATGCTCCGTAAGGCCGCTTAA
- a CDS encoding DUF2914 domain-containing protein, which translates to MRCKFCLILILLLAADFFFVSHGFPQDPNNAQPLKVPQKLTLTHTVMCEEIKDYAPYNSAVVFSIAIGKVSCFTSFDPVPEKTFIYHEWYYQDKLSAKKKLYLQPPRWSTYSSIQLRETDKGPWRVQILDHKGNLLDIVRFSITD; encoded by the coding sequence ATGAGATGCAAATTTTGTTTAATACTGATTTTATTGCTGGCTGCTGATTTTTTCTTTGTTTCCCATGGATTTCCCCAGGATCCAAATAATGCTCAGCCTCTTAAGGTCCCCCAAAAACTGACCCTGACTCACACAGTAATGTGTGAGGAAATCAAGGACTATGCCCCTTATAATTCGGCGGTAGTGTTTTCGATTGCCATCGGCAAAGTCTCGTGTTTTACCTCATTTGATCCTGTACCTGAAAAAACGTTTATTTATCACGAATGGTATTACCAGGATAAACTCAGCGCAAAGAAAAAGCTGTACCTTCAACCGCCGCGCTGGTCAACCTATAGCAGTATTCAGCTCCGGGAAACCGATAAGGGCCCATGGCGAGTGCAGATACTCGACCACAAAGGCAATCTGCTTGATATTGTAAGATTCAGCATCACGGACTAA
- a CDS encoding diadenylate cyclase, with product MKILLPFFATLRWQDIADILLNSYILFRLYVLFRGTMVFRVITGIAILWVFQRTAVFFGLILTSWALQGIMAVATLIIIIVFRNEIRSVLQAKNLKTILWGFSYKPFHPPIEIIVESIYTLSRLRIGALMVFPAKDDLEETIQKGMRWNGSVSKEMIISIFWPDNPVHDGAAIIKGNQITDVGVILPLSHNNDLPSRYGTRHRAALGLAETTDALIVVVSEETGKVVVAKDSTISDIAGKDELIKKLQVHAGTIEENKGLLRKSRLKLGVAAFLSIILVTVVWFGFSKGIDTLITLEIPLEYTTRDPRMEIIDTSVNTVSLQLGGSGTLIKSIRPDQVHVQMDLDKAVAGRNTFSITKKNITLPPGIFLKKITPSIVEATLDITIKKTLPVQVDWVGKLPEQLILSEVRVEPKAIEVVGGNRVLDNITTIYTEKVQLDNIRKSGAITLNPVLIPASLKVASGSKNKINVSYVVKPKLPSN from the coding sequence ATGAAAATACTGTTGCCTTTTTTTGCGACCTTACGATGGCAGGATATCGCGGATATACTGTTAAACAGTTATATACTGTTTCGGCTTTACGTCCTTTTTAGAGGGACCATGGTCTTTCGGGTGATTACCGGAATCGCGATCCTGTGGGTCTTCCAACGAACAGCTGTTTTTTTCGGTTTAATTTTAACCAGCTGGGCACTTCAGGGAATTATGGCGGTTGCCACACTCATTATCATCATTGTTTTCAGAAATGAAATCCGCAGCGTTCTTCAGGCCAAGAATTTAAAAACCATTCTCTGGGGTTTTTCTTATAAGCCGTTTCATCCACCGATAGAAATCATTGTGGAAAGTATTTATACATTGTCCCGGCTACGTATCGGGGCACTGATGGTTTTCCCGGCCAAGGACGATCTCGAAGAGACAATTCAAAAGGGGATGCGCTGGAATGGATCGGTATCCAAGGAAATGATAATCAGCATCTTCTGGCCTGATAATCCTGTCCATGACGGTGCTGCTATAATTAAGGGGAATCAGATTACCGACGTCGGAGTCATTCTGCCGTTATCCCACAACAATGATCTGCCTTCTCGTTACGGAACCCGTCACCGTGCAGCGCTCGGATTGGCCGAAACCACAGACGCCTTGATTGTCGTTGTTTCCGAGGAAACAGGAAAAGTGGTTGTGGCTAAAGATTCGACAATCTCGGATATTGCAGGAAAGGACGAGCTGATAAAAAAGTTACAGGTGCATGCTGGAACAATTGAAGAAAATAAGGGTCTTTTGAGGAAAAGCAGATTAAAACTAGGCGTTGCAGCGTTTTTATCCATCATATTGGTAACGGTTGTATGGTTCGGTTTTTCAAAAGGAATAGACACCCTGATCACCCTGGAAATCCCTTTAGAATACACCACCCGTGATCCCCGCATGGAAATTATTGACACTTCCGTGAATACCGTCAGCCTCCAACTGGGAGGCTCGGGAACTTTAATAAAATCGATTCGACCCGATCAGGTTCATGTGCAGATGGATCTGGATAAAGCCGTTGCCGGACGTAATACCTTTTCCATTACCAAAAAAAATATTACCCTGCCGCCGGGAATTTTTTTAAAAAAGATCACCCCCTCAATCGTTGAAGCGACCCTTGATATCACCATCAAAAAAACACTGCCTGTTCAGGTTGACTGGGTAGGTAAGCTGCCCGAGCAACTGATACTATCGGAAGTAAGGGTTGAGCCAAAAGCCATCGAGGTTGTCGGCGGAAATCGCGTTTTGGACAACATCACAACCATCTACACGGAAAAAGTTCAACTTGACAATATCCGAAAATCCGGGGCAATCACGCTGAATCCGGTTCTCATTCCGGCATCTTTAAAAGTTGCTTCTGGTTCCAAAAACAAAATTAACGTTTCATATGTAGTCAAACCAAAATTGCCTTCTAATTAG
- a CDS encoding leucyl aminopeptidase codes for MLNLTSVDLKKVKTETLIIPVCEDKIIHDNQLISLLIKKAKQLKEFTGKKNDEVIFYDIEEVKAKRVMFLGLGKLEKIDTEALREFAGKAVKKCMKINLPEVLLSVPCGKNMKIEVASALEAMMEGAFLGNHIFDKYKKDKKIKPLKKIELLVKPDEAEKYSGLSARISTVCAGTILARDWVSTPSNDKRPEQFTRSIVNLAEKENLTVRVLDEKELKQKGFNAMLAVAAGSQIKARMVILEYNPKKTGKRIALVGKGVTFDSGGINLKPTNSLDGMKADMSGAAAVAATLITAARQKLDVSVVGIIPIVENMPSGSASRPGDVVKSYDGKTVEIGNTDAEGRLILIDALSFCIKKYKPHTIIDIATLTGACVVALGEKIAGLFSFDDELAKAIELSGKKTHERCWRLPMPDDYKELLKSDLADIKNVSSSRWGGAITGALFLAEFAGDSRWAHIDIAGPAYIKKGDGYCGAGGTGFGVRLFCDLLDKL; via the coding sequence ATGCTTAATCTGACATCTGTTGATCTAAAAAAAGTAAAAACGGAAACACTTATTATACCCGTTTGTGAGGATAAAATAATTCATGACAACCAGTTGATATCCTTGCTTATTAAAAAAGCAAAGCAGCTCAAGGAGTTTACAGGTAAAAAAAATGATGAAGTAATTTTTTACGACATTGAAGAGGTAAAAGCAAAAAGGGTGATGTTTCTTGGACTTGGGAAACTTGAAAAAATCGATACTGAAGCGTTGCGGGAGTTTGCGGGCAAAGCGGTAAAAAAATGCATGAAAATAAATCTTCCTGAGGTTCTTCTAAGCGTCCCCTGCGGTAAAAACATGAAGATCGAGGTTGCATCAGCGCTTGAGGCCATGATGGAAGGGGCGTTTCTTGGGAATCATATTTTTGATAAATATAAAAAGGATAAAAAAATAAAGCCTCTCAAGAAAATTGAGCTTCTTGTGAAACCTGATGAGGCGGAAAAATACAGCGGATTATCAGCACGTATCTCAACTGTTTGTGCGGGAACCATACTGGCGAGAGACTGGGTCAGCACCCCGTCTAACGATAAAAGGCCTGAGCAGTTTACAAGGTCTATTGTGAACCTTGCCGAAAAAGAAAATCTTACTGTAAGGGTTTTAGATGAAAAGGAGCTGAAGCAAAAAGGGTTTAATGCAATGCTGGCTGTGGCAGCCGGCAGTCAGATCAAGGCAAGAATGGTCATACTTGAATATAACCCCAAAAAAACAGGGAAGAGGATAGCCCTGGTGGGGAAAGGTGTTACCTTTGACTCCGGCGGTATTAATTTAAAACCCACCAACTCCCTTGATGGCATGAAAGCGGATATGTCCGGAGCCGCCGCAGTTGCCGCGACCCTGATTACGGCGGCAAGGCAAAAGCTTGATGTAAGCGTTGTCGGAATAATCCCGATCGTTGAAAATATGCCGTCAGGCAGCGCCTCCCGTCCAGGAGACGTCGTAAAAAGCTATGACGGAAAAACAGTTGAAATAGGAAATACAGATGCTGAAGGCAGGCTGATATTGATAGACGCGCTCTCCTTTTGTATAAAAAAATATAAACCTCATACCATTATTGATATTGCGACCTTAACCGGAGCATGTGTCGTAGCGTTAGGGGAAAAAATCGCGGGGCTGTTTTCTTTTGATGATGAGCTGGCAAAAGCCATAGAATTATCCGGCAAAAAAACTCATGAACGCTGCTGGAGACTGCCCATGCCTGATGATTACAAAGAGCTTCTCAAGAGCGATTTGGCAGACATAAAGAATGTAAGCAGCTCGCGCTGGGGCGGCGCTATTACAGGCGCCCTCTTCCTTGCGGAGTTTGCCGGAGACTCCAGATGGGCTCATATTGATATTGCGGGACCGGCTTATATCAAAAAAGGGGATGGATACTGCGGCGCGGGCGGCACCGGCTTTGGCGTGCGGCTTTTTTGTGATTTGCTTGACAAACTGTAA
- a CDS encoding thiamine diphosphokinase gives MQAVIFANGIIDDAGSVFSGNDLIIAADGGLHHCRSLGITPDVVIGDMDSLAGDDIKGLQIAGVEIIRYPAKKDQTDLELALKLAVDRGADEIVVFGAMGGRWDMSIANILLPAEQNLSNATIRIIDGRHEIMLLRAGKEITFHGGKGDILSLIPLGRDTLGITAIGLEYPLKDDMLKLGSSRGISNVFIENSATVFLKQGLLLCVHIQKEFEVPKVI, from the coding sequence ATGCAAGCCGTTATATTTGCAAATGGGATTATTGATGATGCCGGCTCTGTCTTTAGCGGAAATGATTTAATCATTGCTGCAGATGGCGGGCTGCATCACTGCCGGAGCTTAGGCATAACTCCTGATGTGGTAATAGGAGATATGGACTCTCTTGCCGGAGATGACATAAAGGGGCTACAAATCGCAGGCGTAGAAATAATACGTTATCCGGCAAAAAAGGATCAAACCGATCTGGAGCTGGCCTTAAAGCTTGCTGTTGACCGCGGCGCTGATGAAATCGTTGTGTTCGGCGCCATGGGCGGCCGCTGGGATATGAGTATTGCAAATATTTTGCTTCCGGCTGAGCAAAACCTGTCCAATGCAACCATCCGTATTATAGATGGACGCCATGAAATCATGCTGCTGCGGGCAGGAAAAGAGATAACATTCCATGGGGGAAAGGGGGATATTCTCTCTCTGATTCCTCTGGGCCGTGACACTCTGGGCATAACCGCTATCGGGCTGGAATATCCCCTGAAGGATGATATGTTGAAATTGGGCTCAAGCCGTGGGATCAGCAACGTATTTATCGAAAATTCGGCCACGGTATTTCTAAAACAGGGCCTGCTGCTCTGCGTTCATATTCAAAAAGAGTTTGAAGTGCCTAAAGTGATCTAA